The Vicia villosa cultivar HV-30 ecotype Madison, WI linkage group LG1, Vvil1.0, whole genome shotgun sequence genome includes a region encoding these proteins:
- the LOC131593305 gene encoding uncharacterized protein LOC131593305, with translation MVQLLLLEFLISNFSNPIKAIVKDAYPDLIHNYLDSNYLQSRAILASTIEVVDDINQYITNLLPGEKKEYFSSDCIDKSDATKFDAYEHVTPEFLNALKTLGWPNHLIRWKVGATIMLMLNLDHSEGLCNGTRLTVTRLVAHVIEAKIISGKNIGNTINIPRISLSHSQSPWPFKLVRRQFPITFSFAMTINKSQGQSLDNVGLYLSKEVFSHGQLYVAISKVKSKKGLKILIHDKDREPMSTTTNVVFKEVFQNI, from the exons ATGGTGCAACTACTTCTACTAGAG tttttaatttcaaatttttctAATCCAATTAAGGCAATTGTTAAGGATGCATACCCTGATCTCATTCATAACTATCTTGATTCCAACTATCTTCAAAGTCGTGCAATCTTAGcttcaacaattgaagtggttGATGATATCAACCAATACATCACAAACCTTCTTCC TGGAGAAAAGAAAGAATACTTTAGTAGTGATTGCATAGATAAGTCTGATGCTACTAAATTTGATGCATATGAGCACGTCACACCCGAGTTCCTAAATGCTCTTAAAACTTTGGGATGGCCTAATCATTTAATCAGGTGGAAAGTTGGGGCCACTATAATGTTAATGCTCAATCTAGATCATTCTGAAGGCTTGTGCAATGGTACACGGCTCACTGTAACAAGGCTTGTTGCTCATGTCATTGAAGctaagatcatttctggaaaaaatATTGGTAACACCATTAATATTCCTAGAATATCTTTGTCCCACTCacaatcaccatggccatttaAATTGGTGAGACGCCAATTTCCAATTACTTTTTCCTTTGCCATGACAATTAACAAGTCTCAAGGGCAATCTCTAGACAATGTTGGGTTGTATTTGTCAAAAGAAGTTTTTAGTCATGGTCAATTATATGTGGCTATCTCTAAAGTGAAATCCAAAAAGGGATTAAAGATTCTTATTCATGACAAAGATAGAGAACCAATGAGTACTACCACTAATGTTGTATTCAAAGAAGTGTTCCAAAACATTTGA
- the LOC131644816 gene encoding uncharacterized protein LOC131644816 has product MACLHDHSCEDHDCSSDWSLYKHIDLTKASALNEATPGSVKSVFKAWEHRLNTSGEHLESNEGDPELLVFIPFTSDVKLKSISIVGGADGTSPSKMRAFINRDGIDFSDAQSMQAIQEWDLAENMQGVLEYQTRYSKFQSVGNITLHFPDNFGGDTTKIHYIGLKGEATQLKRDVVATIVYELMPNPSDHKTRAESGGGLSHVE; this is encoded by the exons ATGGCGTGCTTACATGACCACAGTTGTGAAGATCATGATTGTTCATCTGATTGGTCTCTCTACAAACACATCGACCTCACCAAG GCATCTGCTTTGAATGAGGCAACTCCTGGCAGTGTTAAATCAGTTTTCAAAGCTTGGGAACACCGTTTGAACACTTCTGGG GAACACTTGGAAAGCAATGAGGGTGATCCTGAGTTACTTGTATTCATCCC ATTTACTTCAGATGTCAAGCTTAAGAGCATATCCATTGTTGGTGGAGCTGATGGAACGAGTCCTTCCAAGATGAGAGC GTTCATCAATCGAGATGGCATTGACTTTTCTGATGCACAGAGCATGCAAGCCATTCAG gaATGGGATTTAGCTGAGAATATGCAAGGAGTATTGGAATACCAGACAAG GTATTCTAAATTTCAAAGTGTGGGAAATATTACATTGCACTTTCCTGATAATTTTGGAGGCGACACTACCAAAATACACTATATTGGTCTTAAAGGCGAAGCTACTCAG TTAAAGAGGGATGTCGTAGCCACTATTGTTTACGAGCTTATGCCAAATCCTTCTGATCACAA GACACGTGCTGAAAGCGGCGGGGGTCTTTCACATGTCGAGTGA
- the LOC131644815 gene encoding serine hydroxymethyltransferase 3, chloroplastic-like, with the protein MPAACTGAALMGSLQQQPLWNKLQNQLYPTHGFLPQLKFNTNFKPCKVSHVEGPILTAPQIGGDGSSFLDYGLSEADPEVSTIIGKEKDRQFKSLELIASENFTSRAVMEAVGSCLTNKYSEGLPGKRYYGGNEHIDELEILCQERALAAFHLDGNKWGVNVQPLSGSPANFAVYTAILKPHDRIMGLDLSHGGHLSHGFMTPKRRVSATSVYFESMAYRLDESTGLIDYDMLEKTASIFRPKLIIAGASAYPRDIDYPRFRKIADSIGAFLMMDMAHISGLVAASVLADPFEFCDIVTTTTHKSLRGPRGGMIFFKKDPVHGVDLETAVNNAVFPGLQGGPHNHTIGGLAVSLKYAQSQDFKNYQNQVVANCRALANRLVEHGYKLVSGGSDNHLVLVDLRPSGIDGARVEKILDLAFITLNKNSVAGDRSAQVPGGIRIGSPAMTTRGLGEREFELIADLIHEGVQISLEAKSLASGTKVQDFLNFVVTPEFPLKDKVSDLRRKVEALATKYPIPGV; encoded by the exons ATGCCTGCGGCGTGTACCGGAGCTGCACTAATGGGTTCTCTTCAACAACAACCTCTCTGGAATAAGCTCCAGAATCAACTGTATCCCACTCATGGCTTTTTACCTCAGCTTAAATTCAACACTAATTTCAAACCATGCAAAGTTTCTCATGTTGAAGGACCTATTCTCACTGCCCCTCAAATTGGAG GTGATGGGTCTAGTTTCCTGGACTATGGCTTGAGTGAAGCTGATCCTGAGGTTTCTACGATAATTGGCAAGGAAAAAGACCGTCAATTTAAAAGTCTTGAACTTATTGCTTCTGAAAATTTTACATCTAGAGCAGTCATGGAAGCAGTTGGTTCATGCCTCACAAACAAGTACTCAGAAGGTTTGCCGGGTAAAAG GTATTATGGTGGCAATGAGCATATTGATGAGCTTGAAATCCTATGTCAAGAAAGGGCACTTGCCGCATTTCATTTAGATGGTAACAAGTGGGGTGTAAATGTTCAACCATTATCTGGTTCCCCGGCTAATTTTGCAGTATACACTGCAATTCTTAAACCACATGATCGAATAATG GGTTTGGATTTGTCTCATGGTGGGCATTTATCTCATGGATTCATGACTCCTAAAAGACGTGTATCAGCTACATCAGTTTATTTTGAATCCATGGCTTATCGACTCGATGAATCAACAG GTCTTATTGATTATGACATGCTGGAGAAAACTGCTAGTATCTTCCGACCGAAGCTCATTATTGCTGGTGCTAGCGCTTATCCACGAGACATCGATTATCCCCGCTTTAGGAAA ATTGCAGATAGCATAGGTGCCTTTCTTATGATGGATATGGCTCACATAAGTGGACTTGTTGCTGCATCTGTACTTGCCGACCCCTTTGAGTTTTGCGATATTGTGACAACTACAACCCACAAG TCTTTGAGAGGTCCTAGAGGTGGTATGATTTTCTTCAAGAAAGATCCTGTGCACGGTGTTGATCTCGAGACTGCCGTCAACAATGCTGTTTTTCCCGGTCTACAG GGGGGTCCACATAACCACACAATTGGAGGACTAGCAGTTTCCTTGAAATATGCACAGTCGCAAGATTTTAAGAATTACCAAAACCAG GTGGTTGCCAATTGTAGAGCTCTTGCTAACCGATTAGTTGAACATGGATATAAACTTGTTTCTGGTGGTAGTGATAATCACCTTGTTCTTGTTGATCTGAGGCCATCG GGTATTGACGGTGCTCGGGTAGAGAAAATTCTTGACCTGGCCTTTATAACCCTCAACAAGAATTCAGTAGCTG GTGATAGAAGTGCCCAAGTTCCCGGCGGCATTCGCATCGGGTCACCTGCAATGACAACAAGAGGACTTGGTGAGAGAGAATTTGAACTCATTGCAGACTTAATTCACGAGGGTGTGCAAATAAGTCTTGAAGCCAAAAGTTTGGCCTCTGGAACCAAGGTTCAAGATTTCTTGAACTTTGTGGTAACTCCTGAATTTCCATTGAAAGATAAGGTATCAGATTTGCGAAGGAAGGTTGAAGCTCTTGCCACTAAGTATCCTATTCCGGGAGTCTAA
- the LOC131644818 gene encoding eukaryotic translation initiation factor 4E-1 has product MVVEDTPKSIITDDQITANPNRAIEDDNNIEEGEILDEDDSSATSKPVVHQSHPLENSWTFWFDTPAAKSKQAAWGSSMRPIYTFSTVEEFWSIYNNIHHPSKLAVGADFYCFKHKIEPKWEDPICANGGKWTANYQKGKSDTNWLYTLLAMIGEQFDHGDEICGAVVNVRGRAEKISIWTKNASNEAAQVSIGKQWKEFLDYNETMGFIFHDDARKLDRNAKNKYVV; this is encoded by the exons ATGGTTGTAGAAGACACCCCCAAATCCATCATCACCGACGATCAAATCACAGCAAACCCTAATCGGGCCATCGAAGACGACAACAATATCGAAGAAGGAGAGATCCTCGATGAAGACGATTCCTCCGCCACTTCCAAGCCCGTCGTTCACCAATCTCACCCCCTCGAGAATTCTTGGACTTTCTGGTTCGATACCCCTGCAGCAAAATCCAAACAAGCCGCTTGGGGTAGCTCAATGCGACCCATCTACACTTTTTCAACTGTTGAAGAGTTTTGGAG CATTTACAATAACATTCATCATCCTAGTAAGTTGGCCGTGGGAGCAGATTTCTATTGTTTCAAGCATAAAATTGAACCGAAATGGGAGGATCCCATTTGTGCTAATGGTGGGAAATGGACTGCCAACTATCAGAAGGGAAAATCTGATACCAATTGGTTATATACG TTGTTGGCAATGATTGGAGAACAATTTGATCATGGAGATGAAATTTGCGGAGCGGTTGTTAATGTAAGGGGTAGGGCTGAGAAGATTTCTATTTGGACTAAGAATGCTTCAAATGAAGCTGCTCAG GTGAGCATTGGAAAACAGTGGAAGGAGTTTCTTGATTATAATGAGACCATGGGCTTTATATTTCAT GATGATGCAAGGAAGCTCGACAGAAATGCTAAAAACAAATATGTTGTATGA
- the LOC131644817 gene encoding transcription factor GTE11-like yields the protein MIATETIAPTTKLKIKFSTKRIEVVSGPKCQFGEKVSQLDANRPCNSIKKSSPLYSKKREPSGNIEGPKNKRQKIDRKGSQMCAAILKCLSSHQYSWVFMKPVDPVALNIPDYFMVISHPMDLGTIKSKLEKNVYYSKEEFAADVRLTFSNAMTYNPPSNDVHLMANDLNKLFDRKWKDMDKKWNCEDELGKSVHGKNETGIIKETVRKSCIGTQSRHKDSLTKRSRASEHKGIHKISSLTPRDAKVEAPKLSQIPCKPLQKDLIKGSEDREPTTSSAAALRQDCKTKITSPLQRKSDPGSDGAVSSLDSEHTCPSSQHTTLATDASSGEVWSTAVLPVQLSPKKALRAAMLKSRFADTILKAQQKTLLEHGDKCDPLKMQLEKERLERIQREEQARIEAQIKTAEAAARMRAEEETRQQIEKEREAARAAIEKMKRSVDIEHNLEIVKELESLSGCTLSYKALGGRNGYRTAMGRLDKLQFENPLERLGLFIKDDYVADEDEEVLNGGGVWEEGEIF from the exons ATGATTGCTACGGAGACTATTGCACCaactacaaagttgaagatcaaaTTCTCTACCAAAAGGATAGAGGTTGTTTCTGGGCCAAAATGTCAGTTTGGAGAGAAAGTGTCTCAACTTGATGCAAATAGACCTTGTAATTCTATCAAAAAGTCCTCACCACTATATTCCAAGAAAAGAGAACCATCCGGGAATATTGAGGGTCCAAAGAATAAAAGGCAGAAGATTGATCGGAAAGGGTCACAGATGTGTGCTGCAATCCTCAAATGCTTATCATCTCATCAATATAGTTGGGTGTTTATGAAGCCAGTGGATCCTGTAGCGTTGAACATTCCAGATTATTTTATGGTCATATCTCATCCCATGGATTTAGGCACAATTAAATCCAAGTTGgagaaaaatgtttattatagCAAAGAGGAGTTTGCAGCTGATGTCAGATTGACCTTTTCAAATGCCATGACATATAATCCTCCAAGCAACGATGTTCATTTGATGGCAAATGATCTCAACAAATTGTTTGACAGAAAATGGAAAGATATGGATAAAAAATGGAATTGTGAAGATGAGCTCGGGAAAAGTGTACATGGTAAAAATGAGACTGGAATAATTAAAGAAACTGTGAGAAAAAGTTGTATTGGTACCCAATCCCGGCATAAAGATTCCTTGACCAAAAGGTCCCGAGCATCTGAACACAAAGGAATTCATAAGATTAGTTCATTGACACCAAGAGATGCTAAA GTGGAGGCACCTAAATTATCACAGATTCCTTGCAAACCACTTCAGAAGGACTTGATTAAAG GATCTGAAGATAGGGAACCTACAACAAGTAGTGCTGCTGCTTTGAGACAG GACTGCAAGACTAAAATTACATCACCTTTGCAGAGGAAATCTGATCCTGGTTCTGATG GGGCTGTAAGTTCTTTAGATAGTGAACACACATGTCCTAGTTCTCAGCATACAACTCTTGCTACTGACGCCTCTTCTGGTGAAG tATGGAGCACTGCCGTTCTTCCTGTCCAGCTTTCCCCTAAAAAGGCTCTCCGTGCTGCTATGCTCAAGAGTCGCTTTGCGGATACCATATTGAAAGCACAACAAAAGACTCTTCTTGAACAT GGCGACAAATGTGATCCTCTGAAAATGCAGCTTGAAAAGGAAAGACTGGAAAGGATACAACGGGAAG AACAAGCAAGGATAGAAGCCCAAATTAAAACTGCTGAAGCAGCTGCAAGAATGAGAGCGGAAGAAGAAACAAGGCAACAAATAGAAAAGGAAAGAGAAGCAGCCCGAGCTGCAATAGAAAAG ATGAAAAGATCTGTTGACATTGAACATAATTTGGAGATTGTAAAAGAACTGGAAAGTTTGAGTGGCTGTACGCTATCTTATAAAGCTCTGGGTGGTAGAAATGGCTACAGAACTGCAATGGGGAGATTGGATAAACTTCAGTTTGAGAACCCATTGGAGCGACTCGGTTTATTCATCAAGGATGATTATGTCGCAGATGAAGATGAGGAGGTTCTGAATGGGGGAGGAGTCTGGGAGGAAGGGGAAATTTTTTGA